One Pseudomonas sp. AN-1 genomic region harbors:
- the pyrF gene encoding orotidine-5'-phosphate decarboxylase produces the protein MSCQTPIIVALDFPNREAALALADQLDPQLCRVKVGKELFTRCGPQIVETLAGKGFEVFLDLKFHDIPNTTAMAVKAAAELGVWMVNVHCSGGLRMMAACRETLDALSGAKPLLIGVTVLTSMERGDLAGIGLDIEPQEQVLRLAALAAQAGLDGLVCSAQEAPALKAAQPQLQLVTPGIRPAGSAQDDQRRILTPRQALDAGSDYLVIGRPISQAADPAAALAAVVAELRG, from the coding sequence ATGTCCTGCCAGACCCCGATCATCGTCGCCCTGGATTTCCCTAACCGTGAAGCCGCGCTGGCCCTGGCCGACCAGCTCGATCCGCAGCTGTGCCGGGTCAAGGTCGGCAAGGAGCTGTTCACCCGCTGCGGCCCGCAGATCGTCGAGACGCTGGCCGGCAAGGGCTTCGAGGTGTTCCTCGACCTGAAATTCCACGATATCCCCAACACCACGGCGATGGCGGTCAAGGCCGCCGCCGAGCTGGGCGTGTGGATGGTCAACGTGCACTGCTCCGGCGGCCTGCGCATGATGGCCGCCTGCCGCGAGACCCTGGATGCGCTCAGCGGCGCCAAGCCGCTGCTGATCGGCGTGACCGTGCTGACCAGCATGGAGCGCGGCGACCTGGCCGGCATCGGCCTCGACATCGAGCCGCAGGAGCAGGTGCTGCGCCTGGCCGCCCTGGCCGCCCAGGCCGGTCTCGACGGCCTGGTCTGTTCCGCCCAGGAAGCGCCGGCGCTCAAGGCCGCCCAGCCGCAGCTGCAGCTGGTCACTCCGGGCATCCGCCCGGCCGGCAGCGCTCAGGACGACCAGCGCCGCATCCTCACCCCGCGCCAGGCGCTGGATGCGGGCTCCGACTACCTGGTGATCGGCCGGCCGATCAGCCAGGCCGCTGACCCGGCTGCCGCCCTCGCCGCGGTGGTGGCCGAGCTGCGCGGCTGA